The following nucleotide sequence is from Aedes aegypti strain LVP_AGWG chromosome 3, AaegL5.0 Primary Assembly, whole genome shotgun sequence.
acaactttacaagtattatataatattgttactcatacaagaaatataagactatcatagttttttttttattttcacatcttacattttctgtataaaccctgtatatgtaacgatattttacaatatttgtatgcGTTCTTGTTTTGGATGTAGACATACCGTATACAGGTTTACGGAGAATCTTcctccatctttcaatcaaaacaaatgtgaataacaAGACCAGCTAGATGAACAcaccatacaaaatttaaacagtACATTGCCCTATATAATTTTATGGCGGTTTATTTTAATGGCTGCATGTAATTATACAATTGTCTGTTACCTTAAAAAAGCTTCATGTTCAATAAcgaactccaatgatttcaattattctgtagaataggaaacattaattgaaacttgataagttgtagtatgtttaccttaataaatttatgtaaaaatgcgatgtcgttaataaacggcataccaccatgggctggtcaccttgtgtgaatgtaggtagaaattatgctaaatttgaaacgtcttgtaatcgattcgtgatcaaggtatatcaaataagtctttgagctattgcaatgcatcaaaattagtgtaactctaatattctcctatgaactcatatataggagaagggtaaaaatacaaaaatcgacttttttcaattttttgccgatgaaagattttttaatatttcgcaagcttttcttgactataaaggctaacttttagtgaaaaaagatcggaggttcatgcaagttcgataatatgtgtgttccagcacaccgtgtgcctgtcataaaagaatcgatattttgtgttttagccagcgaacttttgccccacactcgattcgaactcttgccccaccgctACAGgacttttataaaaatattgctAAATATCTCACTTTCTCATCAAGAAATTATATCAACTCCATATAAATTTTCAGGTATTTTGTATgccattttcaatcaaatttatgttttgtaTTGAATTGCATGTTCTGCATAGCTgtggaaatatttcagaatttgaaattttgatatctTGGCGTAGATGGTGCGTGGAATCTGTCTAATAACTtattttgataacaaaaaaaaaaaacaacaataacaaataaatattgaaatatattattAATATATAGGAATCCCAGAAAACAGAAATCTATTTCCCGGAAAATTATTCCCGGGATTGGAAACCCTAAGTAGAAATGAGTAAATAAGCTACACAATGTACACATTGCTTAAAATTCTATTCGATCCAGGACCGTTCTGCCCGGGAGATCTCATATTCGAGGACACGTTTGACAGTTTTGAGCTGGACACTTGGCAGCATGAAAACACTCTGGCTGGAAACACCGTAAGATAAATCAGTCTCAGACTGAAtgttttgtctccagcatcttAACTAGATTTCTTTTTTGCAGAACTGGGACTTCCAATGGTTCACGAACAACCGGTCAAATTCCTTCGTGAAGGAGGGAAACCTGTTCATTCGTCCAACGCTTTCGGTTGATGAATTTGGCGAAGCCTTTCTCCGCTCCGGAGTTCTGAACATCCACGGTGGAGCACCTGCAGATCAGTAATGCTCCTATCTTTCTACTCTAAAAACGCATTCTATTTAGATCGAGTTTCTTTTGCAGATGCACTAAACAGAGCACCTTCGGTTGTGAGCGTGTTGGATCACATGTTCACATCTTGAACCCGATCAAGAGTGCCAGCCTACGAACAGTCGATACGTTTGCCTTCAAGTACGGGAAGGTTGAAATCAGTGCGAAGCTCCCAGCTGGAGATTGGATGTGGCCAGCGGTGACGTTCTTGCCGAAGTACAACCAGTACGGTGGCTGGCCTGCTTCCGGTGAAATCGATTTGCTTGAATCGAAGGGAAACCGAGATTTGATCAAAAATGGGATCAACGTTGGAATCGAGCAGGTCACTTCGAAGTTACAATTCGGACCGAACGAAGGCTACAATGCGGGATCGACGGCGACGTTCACTAGGAATGCTGAATCCGGAAAAGGATATCATACCGGCTTCAATCGCTACCAGATGGAGTGGACTCCCGATCACGTAACGTTTAGCATCAATGACATCGAAACGGGAACGGTCAAAGTTGGGACGGGATTTTGGGCTCGTGGAAATTTCAACATCACTTCGCCGGGAATGGACAATCCGTGGCGGTATGGAAGCATTATGGCACCGTTCGATCAGGAGTTTTATATTAAGATCTCACTGGCGATTGGAGGCAACGAGTATTTTTCCGATGACGATATTAATCCGACCAAGAAGCCGTGGAAGAATGATTCGCCCCATCCGATGACCGATTTTTGGAATGCTAGAAACGATTGGTTGCCCACGTGGAATTTGGACGAGAATGACGCCAAAGATGCGTCCGTACAGGTGGACTACGTGAGGGTGTGGGCACTGTAGAGTGATTTACTGTTGCGATGACGAGGGTGATCATCAAGATAATCTTATAATTAAGATATTAGCTATTAGCGATGAGGTCGGTGTGGTTTATGGATATTTAGTCGGGACATGTTCCTCCATCTCATATCATTATATAGATGACCTAATGTTAATTCTCGAACAATTGCAATATGATTTCTGTTATAGATGAAACGGTGttttattattcaaacatttaTTCTGTGAATTCCCTACTTATGTATAACTCTTCGAAGAATCATTTATATTCTAGTATAAAGAGATGTATTATATTATCGCTGATTATTTAGTAGCTGAATATTCACAACAGCTATTAGCAATCATTTTGGATAGTCACTGTTCAATAATGTTACTTTTTcacattaaatttttaaattgactCTCGAAATCAAGACATTTTAATGCATTTTTGGTAATCTCAATATTGTCAACGTCATATCAAATAAATTTGACCACAAAACAAATGGTTTGAGAAATCTTGATAGGTGTTATTACCGcaactcttcataactcgatattgaagggatcatcgaggtaggcaggtatcgagttacaaaatacaaaatcagtgcaaatgcgatccaagaaATTATCGAGCCATGGAAACTAACTTCTCCTATAGTTATCTAACTGGATATCGTGTTACGAAATATCGACtgagggagagttgactgtaatctGCTATTATTATTTCAATTTGCAATCAagccaaataaaacaaaagttagcccaactagggttgtcatgacTATATcggcttaaaccagccgacggtgttttgaaaaaaaaaaaaacccctcCAAATTGACACAAAAGTGTAAATTGAtttttgtgtctacgaacttacccagacaaccaaaatgtacgtataacgaaataacatggaggctttgtatgtgcataatttcacttaaaagatgtcgcgaaaaggccttctacgtacaaaagtggaggcgatatgcgtacatatattatgtgatgaataataacatacaatgcgagtgtataaatattcaaccgaacaaacctgtgatcttatgcgacttaacctatgataacaaatgttaatttgacagctgctacggattgattcgacttactttgtacgagtgtacgggacgaaacaaaatgtacaaatgaactcagaaaaaaagtgttttatgcgaggaaactcatcaatctgacgattttatccacggtgttttgcgggtctgatgtaattagtatgaataaacgatttataacgtgaacttttatgcgtttatggttgtctgggtaaggttttttttcaaaagttagccattccaaattccaaattccaaattccaaattccaaattccaaattccaaattccaaattccaaattccatcATTCTTTGTTGAGCTACCGTGCGAGACAGTCGATAGTTCTCGTGTGTCCGGGTCCACACCCGTTTTTCCCGAATATTTGGTTGTTCGAGGCTTAATGCCAAGTGTGTTTATTGCAGTGAAGAGCCTTAGGCCGATGACATAccgaaagagaagagaagtgaagtgaagtgttggcgaaaagagaagagaagaggtaaaaatggtatggcatattgggagaggtttcgaaagagtttcaatgcgctccgtgttttcattgattttgtgcttcggcagcagcatgctgcctgcgaccagagagagagcgcgcacggctgctttattcggtttcttctcctttcccatgtcccattcgcatcaacagaggcctgtaaaggcgactctgtacactgagaacagcgttgcggttgaaaatactatatcagagggttaaattaaatacacaacgccacttgatttgtgcagactaaattcgcatttatttagaatattttgtgcattcaattttaccatggcaccatttgtatagtaaaaatgactatatcatggttaaaaacttgcagcagatcagtatcgaaccgaggatctggcgattgccaagcgcgaacgctacccgctcggctatcgacgcggttgggttgaaagggaacaaaacgcaaataaaaagcgttcatgatagctcaatcgtggttggaatagtaaatttaaaaacacgttcatggttctcattactgcaacgcttgtttcagtgtagaatgtagcaagtttgttaaaatcatttctcaTCAAGCAGGAAGACTGCTTCTCGATGGCGTGCGAAGAAAACCATTTAAATCATTAAGCATGTTTATTTTTCGTCATCATCCGCACTCAAGTCCGCTAGAAATTACAATGCAGGGCCGATACAACTTGGATGAAACAAGCAGAAATAGCAATCATAGGCTATCATTCATAgtatataccatgaccccacagttatggatcaaatagtgtggagtccaacctatgaaattcaataaaactacatggtaaacgtaatttaaaagcacgaattgaatcgtttcaaattggatcttcatatagtaaactgttttgaatgtaatttttacatagaaaattgtatcggtttctgaaaaccatattatggatcaattttcatataatggatcaaattgtgacatattacggatcagtgcgcaaaatcaagagattttcaactcaattcatctgttttgcttgatttggcgaaagttaacaatgtgtcacatatcagtgca
It contains:
- the LOC5579191 gene encoding beta-1,3-glucan-binding protein, producing the protein MGTMWGAISVILIGLHLMLVSDTVSAGKTSSSSKCEKSLTTASGSKAPAGPFCPGDLIFEDTFDSFELDTWQHENTLAGNTNWDFQWFTNNRSNSFVKEGNLFIRPTLSVDEFGEAFLRSGVLNIHGGAPADQCTKQSTFGCERVGSHVHILNPIKSASLRTVDTFAFKYGKVEISAKLPAGDWMWPAVTFLPKYNQYGGWPASGEIDLLESKGNRDLIKNGINVGIEQVTSKLQFGPNEGYNAGSTATFTRNAESGKGYHTGFNRYQMEWTPDHVTFSINDIETGTVKVGTGFWARGNFNITSPGMDNPWRYGSIMAPFDQEFYIKISLAIGGNEYFSDDDINPTKKPWKNDSPHPMTDFWNARNDWLPTWNLDENDAKDASVQVDYVRVWAL